In the genome of Lysobacter sp. 5GHs7-4, the window GCGGCAGCCAGCGAAAACCCGGCTTCGGCCGGGTTTTTGTTTTTACGGTCGCCTGCGCGCGCCACCAGCGCACGCACCGCGAACGAACGCGCGCCGCCGACCTGCAGCGTAGCGAGCGAAGCGCGGGCATGAGCGGTCGGCATGCGGCGCATCGTCGGCGCCGCCGGTGAAGTCAGCACGAAGTCGCGCGCGCCCTCGCCCGCCGCGACGGCAAGCGCAGCGATCCCGCGCCTGCGCGCTGCGATGGGCGACGCCGATGCGGCGCCGCGAACGAAAGAGATTGAACGCCGAGCCCGCGGCTCAGGGCGCATGGTCGCCGGCGGCGTTCGCGGCTTCCAGGGCGTCTTCGCGCTGACGATCGAAGAAGGCCATCACGTCGAGCATGATCGGCCAGGTGCCTTCGCGGCCGATCGCCGACACCAGGTACCAACGGTCCTTCCAGCCCAGCTCGTCGACGATCGCCTGCGCCGCGGCCTTCTGCTCTTCTTCCAGCAGCAGGTCGGCCTTGTTGAGCACCAGCCAGCGCGGCTTGGCCAGCAATTCGGGATCGTGCTTGGCCAGCTCGCGCTCGATCGCGCGCACCTGCTCGGCCGGCGTTACGCCCTCGACGCCGCCTTCCATGGGCGCGATGTCCACCAGGTGCAGCAGCAGGCGCGTGCGCTGCAGATGGCGCAGGAACTGCGCGCCCAGGCCGGCGCCGTCGGCCGCACCTTCGATCAGGCCGGGAATGTCGGCGATCACGAAACTGCGGTGCGCCTCGACGCTGACCACGCCCAGGTTGGGGTACAGCGTGGTGAACGGATAGTCGGCCACCTTCGGCGTCGCCGCCGAGACCGCGCGGATCAGGGTGCTCTTGCCGGCGTTGGGGAAGCCCAGCAGGCCGACGTCGGCCAGCAGCTTGAGCTCCAGCTTGAGCTCGCGCTGTTCGCCCGGCAGACCCGGCAGCGCCTTGCGCGGCGTGCGGTTGGTCGAGCTCTTGAAATGCATGTTGCCCAGGCCGCCCTTGCCGCCGCGCGCGACCAGCAGACGGTCGCCGTGCGCGGTCAGGTCGCCGATGACCTCGTCGGTCTCGACGTTGGTCACCACGGTGCCCACCGGCACCACGATGATCAGGTCGTCGCCGCCCTTGCCGTAGGCCTGGCGGCCCATGCCGTTCTCGCCGCGCTGGGCGCGGAACTGCTTCTGGTGGCGGAAATCGACCAGGGTGTTGACGTTCTCGTCCGACACCAGCCAGACGCTGCCGCCGGCACCGCCGTCGCCGCCGTCCGGCCCGCCCAGCGGGATGAACTTCTCGCGACGGAAGCCGATGCAGCCGTTGCCGCCGTTGCCGGCGATGACCTGGATTTCCGCTTCGTCGACGAGTTTCATGAGCGCTGGGTTTCGATAAGGAGTAAGTGAATCGGTGCAGCGTTACGACGGCATTTTAGCGCCGCCCGCGTGCAGGGCCGCACAGCAAGCGGGAATCGGCTGCCGCCCCGCCCGCCCAGCGCCGACCTAAAAACGAAAAGCCCCGCCGAAGCGGGGCCCTTCGCGTACCGCGCGTCGCGATTAGGCGACGACGCTGACGGTGCGGCGCTTCTTCGGGCCCTTGGTCGAGAACTCGACCTTGCCGTCGACCAGCGCGAACAGGGTGTGGTCGCGGCCGAGACCGACGCCGGCGCCCGGGTGGAACTGGGTGCCGCGCTGACGCACGATGATGTTGCCGGCCTCGATGGCCTGGCCGCCGTAGATCTTGACGCCCAGGTACTTCGGGTTGGAGTCGCGGCCGTTGCGGGTAGAACCTACGCCCTTTTTATGTGCCATGGCTGCTGCTCCTTACTTGTTGTCGCCACCGGCGATGCCGGTGATCTCGATTTCGGTGTAGTGCTGACGGTGGCCCATCTGCTTGCGATGGTGCTTACGGCGGCGGAACTTGACGATGCGCACCTTGTCGGCGCGGCCGTGGCCGACGACCTTGGCGGTGACGCTGGCGCCCTTGAGCGCGTCGCCGAGCTTCACACCTTCGCCGTCGCCCAGCATCAGGACGGTGTCAAACTTGATCTCGCTGCCGGCTTCGACATCGAG includes:
- the cgtA gene encoding Obg family GTPase CgtA, with translation MKLVDEAEIQVIAGNGGNGCIGFRREKFIPLGGPDGGDGGAGGSVWLVSDENVNTLVDFRHQKQFRAQRGENGMGRQAYGKGGDDLIIVVPVGTVVTNVETDEVIGDLTAHGDRLLVARGGKGGLGNMHFKSSTNRTPRKALPGLPGEQRELKLELKLLADVGLLGFPNAGKSTLIRAVSAATPKVADYPFTTLYPNLGVVSVEAHRSFVIADIPGLIEGAADGAGLGAQFLRHLQRTRLLLHLVDIAPMEGGVEGVTPAEQVRAIERELAKHDPELLAKPRWLVLNKADLLLEEEQKAAAQAIVDELGWKDRWYLVSAIGREGTWPIMLDVMAFFDRQREDALEAANAAGDHAP
- the rpmA gene encoding 50S ribosomal protein L27, which produces MAHKKGVGSTRNGRDSNPKYLGVKIYGGQAIEAGNIIVRQRGTQFHPGAGVGLGRDHTLFALVDGKVEFSTKGPKKRRTVSVVA
- the rplU gene encoding 50S ribosomal protein L21 is translated as MYAVLVTGGKQYRVMQGETLRVELLDVEAGSEIKFDTVLMLGDGEGVKLGDALKGASVTAKVVGHGRADKVRIVKFRRRKHHRKQMGHRQHYTEIEITGIAGGDNK